One Pecten maximus chromosome 16, xPecMax1.1, whole genome shotgun sequence DNA window includes the following coding sequences:
- the LOC117345402 gene encoding spindle assembly checkpoint kinase-like — MAFKLPQPFLPKKKSDSAQVIRRSPIAGLENLQKTDFSNSELIGKGSYGKIFKVIRNGKEFVVKGLVTQDATDHENDLFLKEAKLMASLKGHPNVLQIHGYSMTDNSLLLEFMSFSFERLNLNNDSVSNLKDLLKTCDRINDFEGFEHMPYHLALDICTGLDYLHQKGIVHRDLKPDNILVSNQHYLECTEEDLKYWWLNKPVVAKLTDFEESRSLLVQTRTLCKTSTLNLIGGSPVYMAPEAILGGTTNADIGALKRMDIWSLGMVTFHLLNPDAKYAYADELNEMCSSSPMEAVKDFLRDKKPPRNLAKYEEKSHGPWSRIVELCSASLHFDASTVI, encoded by the coding sequence ATGGCTTTCAAGCTTCCTCAACCGTTCCTACCAAAGAAGAAATCTGATTCTGCACAAGTAATTCGACGCAGTCCAATAGCAGGTTTGGAGAACTTACAAAAGACGGATTTTAGTAATTCCGAACTTATAGGAAAGGGGTCGTATGGGAAGATCTTCAAGGTCATCCGTAATGGAAAGGAATTTGTAGTGAAAGGACTTGTCACACAAGATGCTACAGACCATGAGAATGATTTATTTCTTAAGGAGGCAAAATTGATGGCATCATTGAAAGGGCATCCAAATGTTTTGCAAATTCACGGATATTCAATGACTGATAACTCCCTTCTCCTAGAATTTATGTCATTCTCGTTTGAAAGACTCAATCTGAACAATGAttctgtttcaaatttaaaggaTCTTTTAAAAACGTGCGATCGAATCAATGACTTCGAAGGTTTTGAACACATGCCCTATCATTTAGCGTTAGATATATGTACAGGCCTGGACTATCTGCACCAGAAAGGAATAGTTCATCGTGATTTAAAGCCTGATAACATCCTTGTGTCAAACCAACATTACTTGGAATGCACGGAGGAAGATCTGAAGTATTGGTGGCTCAATAAACCAGTTGTAGCCAAACTTACTGACTTCGAGGAATCCAGATCATTGCTGGTGCAAACTCGAACCTTATGTAAAACAAGCACTTTAAATTTGATAGGAGGTTCACCTGTTTATATGGCCCCTGAAGCCATTCTTGGAGGCACTACAAATGCCGACATTGGAGCGCTAAAACGAATGGACATTTGGTCATTGGGTATGGTTACGTTTCATCTGCTTAATCCAGATGCAAAATATGCTTATGCAGATGAACTCAACGAAATGTGTTCCTCCTCGCCAATGGAAGCAGTGAAAGACTTCTTAAGAGACAAGAAACCTCCCAGAAACCTTGCAAAATATGAGGAAAAAAGTCACGGACCTTGGAGCAGAATAGTAGAATTATGTTCTGCATCTTTACATTTCGACGCTTCTACCGTCATCTAA